A genome region from Tolypothrix sp. PCC 7712 includes the following:
- a CDS encoding Rieske (2Fe-2S) protein, protein MNWIKVLPENELPLNDRKVVKVEQRNILLVHHNNQIYALENSCPHMKLPLKKGKITDDGAIVCPFHRSAFDLATGNPTEWITFPPGINKLMGMVSKEKSVPVFPTRVEEGNIWVGL, encoded by the coding sequence ATGAACTGGATTAAGGTTCTTCCCGAAAATGAACTGCCACTTAACGATCGCAAAGTGGTAAAAGTAGAACAACGCAATATCTTATTAGTTCACCACAATAACCAAATCTACGCCCTAGAAAATTCTTGCCCCCACATGAAGCTACCTTTGAAGAAGGGTAAAATCACAGATGATGGTGCGATCGTCTGTCCATTTCACCGTAGTGCTTTTGACCTTGCCACTGGCAACCCTACTGAATGGATTACCTTTCCGCCTGGTATTAACAAGTTGATGGGTATGGTTTCTAAAGAAAAATCAGTACCCGTATTTCCTACTCGTGTAGAAGAAGGAAATATTTGGGTAGGATTGTAA
- a CDS encoding ABC transporter ATP-binding protein, which produces MRETILEVRNLQVEFSSDGNTLKAVDGISFQLHRGETLGIVGESGSGKSVTSLAVMGLLQSPGRVTGGEIWFTHQENNPPINLAELPPEQMQLYRGGDIAMIFQEPMSSLNPVYNIGFQLTEAIMRHQEVSPSQARQIAIAGLQEVKLLPSDEQIAQQYLDTWSQTNSKSPKPEGQKLADLVKQHKESMLERYPHELSGGQLQRVMIAMAISCNPLLLIADEPTTALDVTVQATILELMRELQQSRDMAMIFITHDLGLIAEIADQVAVMYRGKIVEYNTATEIFSNPQHPYTKGLVACRPTLTRHPQKLLTVSDYMSVEDSPTGQLVIQAKAPSPPPEVTSEEIVKRLADLDKKQPLLEVRNLKVGFPVKGLLGGIKRYTMAVNNVSFEVKPGETVGLVGESGCGKTTLGRTLLRLIEPMSGQIMFEGQDITSLKGEPLQKLRREMQIVFQNPFSSLDPRMKVGEAIAEPLVIHYVGKTKRQRQERVVELLERVGLGADAINRYPHQFSGGQRQRICIARSLALNPKFIICDESVSALDVSVQAQVLNLLKELQEDFQLTYIFISHDLSVVKFMSDRILVMNRGQIVEQGTAQSIYLEPKEEYTQNLIAAIPTGSPERRQNRLQAS; this is translated from the coding sequence ATGAGAGAAACTATCCTAGAGGTTCGCAATCTCCAAGTTGAATTTTCCAGTGATGGCAATACCCTCAAAGCCGTTGATGGGATTTCATTTCAACTCCATCGGGGCGAAACTTTAGGAATAGTGGGAGAGTCCGGGAGTGGTAAATCAGTCACATCCCTTGCAGTCATGGGTTTGTTGCAAAGTCCCGGTAGAGTGACTGGCGGGGAAATTTGGTTTACTCATCAAGAGAATAACCCACCCATCAACTTAGCAGAGTTACCGCCTGAGCAAATGCAGCTATACCGAGGCGGCGACATAGCTATGATTTTCCAAGAACCCATGAGTTCGCTCAACCCAGTTTATAACATTGGGTTTCAGCTAACAGAAGCGATTATGCGACATCAAGAGGTGTCACCATCACAAGCGCGACAAATTGCGATCGCGGGTTTGCAAGAAGTTAAACTCCTCCCCAGCGATGAACAAATAGCCCAGCAATATCTCGATACTTGGAGTCAAACTAACTCCAAATCACCCAAACCCGAAGGGCAAAAACTGGCAGATTTGGTGAAGCAGCATAAAGAATCGATGCTAGAACGCTACCCTCACGAGCTTTCTGGGGGTCAGTTACAACGGGTGATGATTGCAATGGCAATTTCTTGTAACCCATTGTTATTGATTGCTGACGAACCAACTACAGCCCTAGATGTCACAGTGCAAGCAACAATTCTGGAATTGATGCGAGAATTGCAGCAAAGTCGCGACATGGCAATGATATTTATTACCCATGACTTGGGATTAATTGCGGAAATTGCTGATCAAGTAGCGGTAATGTATAGAGGGAAAATTGTTGAATATAATACAGCCACAGAAATTTTTAGTAATCCTCAACATCCATATACTAAAGGTTTAGTCGCTTGCCGCCCTACACTCACCCGCCATCCCCAAAAACTCCTGACTGTTTCCGACTACATGAGTGTGGAAGATAGTCCCACAGGTCAATTAGTAATTCAAGCGAAAGCACCTTCACCACCGCCAGAAGTTACCAGCGAAGAAATAGTTAAAAGATTGGCAGACCTCGATAAAAAGCAACCCTTATTAGAAGTTCGCAACCTCAAAGTTGGCTTCCCTGTAAAAGGCTTGCTAGGCGGCATCAAACGCTACACTATGGCCGTAAATAACGTTTCCTTTGAAGTAAAACCAGGCGAAACAGTGGGATTAGTAGGCGAATCTGGTTGCGGTAAAACCACTCTGGGCAGAACATTACTGCGCTTAATTGAACCGATGAGTGGTCAAATCATGTTCGAGGGACAAGATATTACCTCCCTCAAAGGTGAACCGTTGCAAAAACTCCGCCGGGAAATGCAAATAGTCTTCCAAAATCCCTTTAGTTCCCTTGATCCAAGAATGAAAGTTGGAGAAGCGATCGCAGAACCATTGGTAATTCATTATGTAGGGAAAACAAAGCGACAACGCCAAGAACGTGTAGTTGAACTTTTAGAACGGGTAGGATTGGGTGCAGATGCAATCAACCGTTATCCTCACCAGTTTTCTGGAGGTCAACGTCAGAGAATTTGTATTGCCCGTTCTTTGGCATTAAATCCCAAGTTTATTATTTGTGATGAATCGGTATCTGCACTGGATGTCTCTGTACAAGCCCAAGTCTTGAATCTCCTCAAAGAATTGCAAGAAGATTTTCAACTAACTTATATCTTCATTTCCCATGATTTAAGCGTAGTGAAATTTATGAGCGATCGCATTTTAGTCATGAATCGCGGTCAAATTGTCGAACAAGGTACAGCCCAAAGTATCTACCTCGAACCCAAAGAAGAATATACGCAAAACTTAATCGCCGCAATTCCCACAGGTAGCCCCGAACGCCGACAAAATCGCCTACAGGCATCTTAA
- a CDS encoding FAD-dependent oxidoreductase — MTNSVSENPAPEPTVNPVHDIVDVKTTDCCIVGGGPAGAVLALLLARQGIPVMLLEAHKDFDRDFRGDTIHPSVMEIMEELGLSDRLLQLPHTKIRQLQIQTAQDSVTLADFSHLKTNYPYITMLPQVKFLEFITQEAQKYPNFQLVMGANVQELIVEDGVIQGVRYRGGGGWHEIRAKLTVGADGRHSKLRQLGEFESIETSPPMDVLWFRLPRQPEDAEGGMGRISQGHILVMLDRGEEWQIAYVIPKDGYQKLRAAGLEELKKSVVEVVPELSDRISNLHDWSQVAFLSVESSRVKRWYRQGLLLIGDAAHVMSPVGGVGINYAIQDAVVTANAISKPLKNQNLSIQDLAKVQRQRELPTRIIQGFQTLIQKQIFARILTSDQTFQPPAFLRLPILRDFPARFIGLGVFPVHVNI; from the coding sequence ATGACAAACTCTGTATCCGAAAATCCTGCTCCAGAGCCAACGGTTAATCCTGTTCATGACATTGTAGACGTAAAAACCACCGATTGTTGCATTGTTGGTGGTGGCCCGGCTGGGGCTGTGTTGGCACTGTTGTTAGCACGTCAAGGCATTCCTGTAATGCTATTAGAAGCACACAAAGACTTTGATCGCGACTTTCGGGGTGATACGATTCACCCCTCAGTCATGGAAATTATGGAGGAATTGGGGTTAAGCGATCGCTTGCTGCAATTACCCCATACGAAAATTCGCCAACTTCAGATTCAAACTGCCCAAGATAGTGTCACTTTGGCAGATTTTAGCCACCTAAAAACTAATTACCCATACATTACAATGCTTCCCCAAGTGAAATTCTTAGAATTTATCACCCAAGAAGCGCAGAAATATCCTAATTTTCAGTTAGTAATGGGGGCAAATGTCCAAGAATTAATTGTAGAAGATGGGGTAATTCAGGGTGTACGTTATCGCGGCGGCGGCGGTTGGCATGAAATTCGCGCGAAACTTACTGTTGGTGCAGATGGTCGCCATTCTAAACTGAGACAACTGGGTGAATTTGAATCAATAGAAACTTCCCCACCAATGGATGTCCTCTGGTTCCGCCTCCCCCGCCAGCCAGAAGACGCAGAAGGCGGAATGGGGCGAATTTCCCAAGGACACATTCTCGTCATGCTTGATCGGGGTGAAGAATGGCAGATTGCTTATGTAATTCCCAAAGACGGTTATCAAAAACTACGTGCTGCTGGCTTAGAGGAATTAAAAAAATCTGTTGTGGAAGTTGTACCAGAGTTAAGCGATCGCATTTCTAATTTACATGATTGGTCACAAGTCGCTTTTCTTTCCGTAGAATCCAGCCGCGTCAAGCGCTGGTATCGTCAAGGATTGCTACTGATAGGTGATGCGGCTCATGTTATGTCTCCCGTAGGTGGCGTTGGAATTAACTACGCTATTCAAGATGCTGTCGTCACAGCCAATGCGATTAGTAAACCACTAAAAAATCAGAATTTAAGCATTCAAGACTTAGCAAAAGTACAGCGTCAACGAGAATTACCCACAAGAATCATTCAAGGATTTCAAACCTTGATCCAAAAACAGATATTTGCCCGCATTCTCACCTCTGATCAAACCTTCCAACCGCCTGCTTTTCTGCGCTTACCTATCTTGCGTGACTTTCCAGCACGTTTCATCGGCTTAGGCGTTTTCCCTGTTCATGTAAATATATAG
- a CDS encoding single-stranded DNA-binding protein, producing MNSCVLMAEIIQEPQLRYTSDNLAVTEMLVQFPNSQRPEDAPATLKVVGWGNLASEIQQNYHQGDRVILVGRLGMNTIDRPEGFKEKRAELTVQQIQNVGGSFNLSSPPVVTETYSPPAAAPVAPTPQPAASYDSPRPAPAPATSTANVAPRVKNPEPIPQPANFERTTYPAVEEPNIDDIPF from the coding sequence ATGAATAGCTGTGTTTTGATGGCGGAAATTATTCAGGAACCGCAACTACGCTATACATCAGATAACTTAGCAGTCACGGAAATGCTGGTGCAGTTTCCTAATTCTCAGCGTCCAGAAGATGCACCAGCAACTTTGAAAGTTGTAGGGTGGGGGAATTTAGCCTCAGAAATTCAGCAAAACTATCATCAAGGCGATCGCGTCATTTTGGTAGGAAGATTGGGGATGAATACTATTGATCGCCCAGAAGGTTTTAAGGAAAAACGGGCGGAATTGACTGTACAGCAAATCCAAAATGTTGGCGGTAGTTTTAATCTCAGTTCACCGCCAGTAGTCACAGAAACTTACTCACCACCAGCCGCAGCACCTGTCGCCCCGACTCCTCAACCAGCAGCTAGTTATGATTCACCTCGCCCAGCACCAGCCCCAGCTACTAGCACAGCTAACGTTGCGCCCAGAGTGAAGAATCCCGAACCCATACCCCAACCTGCTAATTTTGAACGGACTACTTATCCCGCAGTCGAAGAACCGAATATCGATGATATTCCCTTCTAA
- a CDS encoding DUF721 domain-containing protein, producing the protein MSFNSVNDILSGLEQQTQWQEQPFQRLLQCWAEVVGTVVAAHTRPLSIQRDVLRVATSSAAWAQNLTFSRQKLILKLNEKLPTPLVDIRFSTAGWQSSPEPEKPQLTVSPSEHPSYLGDKSNSVQDTKPHTTNPNAAFGHWAKVMQMRSHGLPLCPQCQCPTPPGELQRWQVCSLCAAKQL; encoded by the coding sequence ATGTCGTTTAACTCAGTTAATGATATTTTAAGTGGTCTCGAACAACAAACTCAGTGGCAGGAACAACCTTTTCAACGCTTGCTGCAATGTTGGGCGGAGGTGGTTGGTACAGTGGTTGCTGCACATACTCGACCATTATCTATTCAACGCGATGTCCTGCGGGTGGCAACTTCTAGCGCGGCTTGGGCGCAAAATCTGACTTTTTCACGTCAAAAGCTAATTTTGAAGTTGAATGAAAAGTTGCCAACGCCTTTGGTAGATATCCGCTTTTCTACAGCTGGTTGGCAATCATCTCCAGAACCAGAGAAGCCGCAACTAACGGTTTCACCAAGCGAACATCCCAGTTATTTGGGTGATAAAAGTAATTCTGTTCAAGATACCAAGCCTCATACTACTAATCCCAATGCGGCTTTCGGGCATTGGGCAAAAGTTATGCAAATGCGATCGCATGGTTTACCGCTTTGTCCTCAATGTCAGTGTCCTACCCCACCTGGCGAACTTCAGCGTTGGCAGGTTTGTTCTCTGTGTGCGGCTAAACAGTTATGA
- a CDS encoding family 10 glycosylhydrolase, which produces MSNLPVKVTQSTLFFRRLLAAVFSSSLLIPNFGIQPAQAQLGEYCHLSPTAAQSKENLRLLALRGNPDAQKRYQQLLKQQAKELQDCRNRTWPQIQAVWLRLYPCDMQPGILDKTMDRIVNLGYNQVYLEVFYDGRVLLPAASNPTIWPSVINTPGSQKVDLLTTAINKARQRGLKVYAWMYTVNFGYSYARRPDREGAIARNGKGQTSLYVVDNGTQVFIDPYNLQAKRDYYQMVQEVVRRRPDGLLFDYVRYPRQAGSDSIATKVTDLWLFTTATQEALFRRAQNNKGLDLIRRFLGKGYITAADIAEVDQLYPQEQEPLWQGRTLSATQKSIINPIDKQPLLQWDLWQLAVAHAMQGILDFVALASHPAQEQGIPSGVVFFPEGNQTLGQGYDSRLQPWDRFPSTMQWHPMAYANCGDVSCIVSQVQRVVSMAKPGTQIIPALAGKWGDSISNRPSLEVQMQALRQFAPQLKGVSHFAYSWQYPEHDGDRKFCRNN; this is translated from the coding sequence ATGTCCAACCTTCCAGTGAAAGTCACCCAGTCAACCTTGTTTTTTCGCCGCCTGTTAGCTGCAGTTTTTAGTAGTAGTTTATTAATTCCTAACTTTGGTATTCAGCCAGCGCAGGCGCAACTGGGAGAATACTGCCATCTATCACCTACAGCAGCACAATCAAAAGAAAATTTACGTCTTTTAGCACTTAGAGGCAATCCAGATGCCCAAAAGCGCTACCAGCAGCTATTAAAACAACAGGCGAAGGAATTACAGGATTGCCGTAATCGTACCTGGCCGCAAATTCAAGCAGTTTGGTTGCGTTTGTATCCCTGTGATATGCAGCCGGGAATACTGGACAAAACTATGGATAGAATTGTCAACCTTGGCTATAACCAAGTTTATTTGGAAGTGTTTTATGATGGCCGGGTACTTTTACCAGCAGCTTCTAATCCTACAATTTGGCCTTCTGTGATCAACACTCCAGGTTCACAAAAAGTAGATCTACTAACAACTGCTATTAACAAAGCACGACAGCGAGGTTTAAAGGTTTACGCCTGGATGTATACCGTCAACTTTGGCTATAGCTATGCCCGTCGTCCAGACAGAGAAGGGGCGATCGCCCGTAATGGCAAAGGTCAAACTAGCTTATATGTTGTTGATAACGGCACTCAAGTATTTATTGACCCCTATAACCTACAGGCAAAACGCGACTATTACCAAATGGTGCAAGAAGTAGTGCGCCGTCGTCCAGATGGATTGCTATTTGATTATGTACGCTATCCCCGGCAAGCTGGTAGTGATTCTATCGCCACTAAAGTGACAGATTTATGGTTATTTACTACTGCTACCCAAGAAGCTTTATTTCGTCGTGCCCAAAATAATAAAGGTTTAGACTTAATTCGCCGCTTTTTAGGTAAAGGATATATTACGGCTGCAGATATTGCAGAGGTCGATCAACTATATCCTCAAGAACAAGAACCTTTATGGCAAGGTAGAACTTTATCCGCAACGCAAAAATCAATTATCAATCCCATCGATAAACAACCTCTGTTGCAATGGGATTTATGGCAGCTAGCTGTTGCCCACGCCATGCAAGGTATCTTAGATTTTGTTGCCTTAGCAAGTCATCCAGCACAGGAACAAGGTATTCCCTCGGGAGTGGTGTTTTTCCCTGAAGGTAACCAAACTTTAGGACAAGGCTATGATTCGCGGTTACAGCCTTGGGATCGCTTCCCTAGTACTATGCAATGGCATCCTATGGCTTATGCCAACTGTGGAGATGTCAGTTGTATTGTCTCCCAAGTACAACGGGTTGTGAGTATGGCAAAACCGGGTACACAAATCATTCCCGCCTTAGCAGGTAAATGGGGAGATTCGATTAGTAATCGTCCATCTTTGGAAGTACAGATGCAAGCACTCCGGCAATTTGCCCCCCAACTCAAGGGAGTGAGCCATTTCGCTTATTCTTGGCAGTACCCTGAACATGATGGCGATCGCAAATTCTGCCGCAATAATTAA
- a CDS encoding IS5 family transposase, protein MYRKAQKQETAAEDFELPFGGKLASDNRWVIMAEMIPWSEFEAEYAAIFSAEMGAPAKTFRMALGALIIKEKLGISDRETVEQIRENPYLQYFIGMSCYSNNAPFDASMLVHFRERIDIKLVNKLNREIVKQVLESKEEVEVKSKKSETEDLKNEPTNRGKLILDASCAPADISYPTDLGLLNQARKHTETIIDILYNSLLLKSIKKPRTYRNIARKNYLLVAKKRKPTIKERRKAIKRQLQYIKRNLVHIQQLMELGASLFNLSNRQYKKLLVVAEIYRQQLWLYENKKISIEDRIVSLNQPHIRPIVRGKAGKKVEFGAKLSASCYDGYVFLDHISWDNFNESGDLKSQVEAYKNYTGYYPQSVHVDKIYRTRDNRSWCQERGIRISGPPLGRPPKNVSPEKKKQAREDELIRNSIEGKFGQGKRRFSLGRVMAKLPHTSVTAIAITFLVMNLSTLVSRLFWEFLCQFFNITSFFTSFISKSDVPFDCRQQKLIFALP, encoded by the coding sequence ATGTATCGAAAAGCGCAAAAGCAAGAAACAGCAGCAGAAGACTTTGAACTACCCTTTGGGGGAAAACTAGCCTCAGATAACCGTTGGGTAATCATGGCGGAGATGATACCTTGGTCAGAATTTGAAGCAGAGTACGCAGCAATATTTTCAGCAGAAATGGGCGCGCCAGCCAAAACATTTAGGATGGCATTAGGGGCATTAATAATTAAAGAAAAACTAGGCATAAGTGATAGGGAGACAGTAGAGCAAATTAGGGAGAATCCCTATCTGCAATACTTTATAGGAATGTCTTGCTATAGCAATAATGCCCCATTTGATGCGTCAATGTTAGTTCACTTTAGAGAAAGAATAGATATAAAATTAGTTAACAAACTGAATCGAGAAATAGTCAAGCAAGTGTTAGAAAGTAAAGAGGAGGTAGAAGTAAAATCAAAAAAGTCAGAAACCGAGGATTTAAAAAATGAGCCGACCAATCGGGGAAAATTAATATTAGATGCGAGTTGTGCGCCAGCGGATATCAGTTATCCCACAGACTTAGGATTATTAAATCAAGCCAGAAAGCATACAGAAACAATTATAGATATTTTATATAACTCCCTCTTGTTAAAGAGTATCAAAAAACCGAGAACCTATAGAAATATAGCTAGAAAGAATTACTTATTGGTAGCCAAAAAAAGAAAACCGACCATTAAAGAAAGAAGGAAAGCCATTAAACGGCAACTACAATATATCAAAAGAAATTTAGTTCACATTCAGCAGCTAATGGAGTTAGGTGCGTCACTCTTCAACCTGAGTAATAGGCAATATAAGAAATTACTGGTAGTAGCAGAAATTTATCGTCAACAACTTTGGTTATATGAAAATAAAAAAATTAGTATAGAAGACCGTATTGTCAGTTTAAATCAACCACACATTCGTCCGATAGTCCGTGGTAAAGCTGGAAAAAAAGTAGAGTTTGGGGCAAAGCTTTCAGCTAGTTGCTATGATGGCTATGTATTTTTAGACCATATTAGTTGGGATAATTTTAACGAATCAGGCGACTTAAAATCACAAGTAGAAGCCTACAAAAACTACACCGGGTATTATCCTCAATCAGTTCATGTTGATAAAATTTATCGCACTAGAGACAACCGCTCTTGGTGTCAAGAAAGAGGAATTAGAATTAGTGGGCCACCTTTAGGGAGACCACCTAAAAATGTCAGTCCTGAAAAAAAGAAACAAGCACGAGAAGATGAGCTAATTCGTAACTCTATTGAGGGTAAATTCGGACAAGGTAAACGAAGATTTAGCTTGGGTAGAGTCATGGCTAAACTTCCTCATACCTCTGTCACTGCTATTGCTATTACTTTTTTAGTCATGAATCTTTCTACCCTTGTTTCACGGCTTTTTTGGGAATTTTTATGCCAATTTTTCAACATTACATCTTTTTTCACTTCTTTTATTAGCAAAAGTGATGTTCCGTTTGATTGCAGACAACAAAAACTTATATTTGCTCTTCCCTGA